The following proteins are encoded in a genomic region of Burkholderia cepacia:
- a CDS encoding YXWGXW repeat-containing protein, with protein sequence MKIRSVSLAVLVSASAVLMSACVVEPVRPPQPAPLVEVAPPPPAPGYHWAKGHYRWAGNHWAWVPGHWVAVY encoded by the coding sequence ATGAAGATCCGATCCGTTTCGCTTGCGGTGCTGGTGTCCGCGAGTGCCGTACTGATGTCCGCCTGCGTGGTCGAACCCGTGCGGCCGCCGCAGCCGGCGCCGCTCGTCGAGGTGGCGCCGCCGCCGCCCGCGCCGGGCTATCACTGGGCGAAGGGGCATTACCGCTGGGCTGGTAATCACTGGGCGTGGGTGCCCGGGCATTGGGTGGCGGTGTACTGA
- a CDS encoding tyrosine-type recombinase/integrase has translation MPSPVPSDAALRPLPIDSLTVPAALDGRAGTNRSGSAHPQIAATNDLDAVRAWLARFVDTPTTFQNYRKEAERLLLWAVIACGKPLSSLTHEDLVVYRQFLLAPAPADLWCANGGRKHPRDDPRWRPFYGPLSAASQRQALVILNVMFSWLVQAGYLAGNPLALSRQRQRRPAPRVTRHLGQPLWQSVKDAIATMPRDDARASFHADRARWLFTLLYLGGLRITEAADTTMGQFFCRRDANGHDRWWLDVTGKGGRQRLVPATGEMMAELSRYRRAHGLPALPSDGEPTPLVLPVGQTRKPLTRAALHRIVKQVFRHAADQLRANGEAGDQQARVLEQASAHWLRHSAGSHMADGRVDLRLVRDNLGHVSLTTTSQYLHADDDWRHQETEEKHRIGW, from the coding sequence TTCGCTGACCGTGCCGGCCGCGCTCGACGGACGCGCGGGCACCAACCGCTCCGGCAGCGCGCATCCGCAGATCGCCGCGACCAACGATCTCGACGCCGTGCGCGCGTGGCTCGCGCGCTTCGTCGATACGCCGACCACGTTCCAGAACTACCGCAAGGAAGCCGAACGCCTGCTGCTGTGGGCCGTGATCGCGTGCGGCAAGCCGCTGTCGTCGCTCACGCACGAGGATCTTGTCGTCTACCGGCAGTTCCTGCTCGCGCCCGCGCCGGCCGACCTGTGGTGCGCAAACGGCGGCCGCAAGCATCCGCGCGACGATCCGCGCTGGCGGCCGTTCTACGGGCCGCTGTCGGCGGCCAGCCAGCGGCAGGCGCTGGTGATCCTGAACGTGATGTTCTCGTGGCTCGTGCAGGCCGGCTATCTGGCCGGCAACCCGCTCGCGTTGTCGCGGCAGCGGCAGCGCCGGCCCGCACCGCGCGTCACGCGCCATCTCGGACAGCCGCTGTGGCAGTCGGTCAAGGACGCAATCGCCACGATGCCGCGCGACGATGCGCGCGCAAGCTTCCATGCGGATCGCGCACGCTGGCTGTTCACGCTGCTGTATCTCGGCGGGCTGCGCATCACCGAAGCGGCCGACACGACGATGGGCCAGTTCTTCTGCCGGCGCGACGCGAACGGGCACGATCGCTGGTGGCTCGACGTGACGGGTAAAGGCGGCCGGCAGCGGCTCGTGCCGGCCACCGGCGAGATGATGGCCGAGCTGTCGCGCTACCGGCGCGCGCATGGCCTGCCCGCGCTGCCGTCGGACGGTGAGCCCACGCCACTCGTGCTGCCGGTCGGCCAGACGCGCAAACCGCTCACGCGCGCCGCGCTGCACCGGATCGTGAAGCAGGTGTTCCGGCACGCGGCCGACCAGTTACGTGCGAACGGCGAAGCCGGCGACCAGCAGGCGCGCGTGCTCGAACAGGCGTCCGCGCACTGGTTGCGCCACAGCGCGGGCTCGCACATGGCCGACGGCCGCGTCGACCTGCGGCTCGTGCGTGACAACCTCGGCCATGTGTCGCTCACGACGACGAGCCAGTACCTGCACGCGGACGACGACTGGCGGCATCAGGAAACGGAGGAGAAGCACCGGATCGGTTGGTAG